A part of Doryrhamphus excisus isolate RoL2022-K1 chromosome 8, RoL_Dexc_1.0, whole genome shotgun sequence genomic DNA contains:
- the zgc:153184 gene encoding capZ-interacting protein isoform X2, producing the protein MGQKGCRFSLFFFSPPVQANLALSPTTLLPSPKSAADVNQQPDSPSPSSTTSPTWGTLSPTLQPVQVSIQEEEPVNFHSPPEGAPLPSFNKTRARLSFKRRPPTRQHRRSAGEEAGLLGSDLSPCELQPPEANGHRIFECTQEEEQDEHHQMVQEGEEEEEEEEEVDCEERANTLPEDEVEVPGEEERPSELDPTENNFYISEGEPNVLH; encoded by the exons ATGGGACAAAAGGGCTGCCGCTtctccctcttcttcttctccccgCCCGTGCAG GCCAACCTGGCTTTGTCACCCACCACCTTGCTGCCTTCACCCAAGAGCGCCGCAGATGTCAACCAACAGCCTGACTCGCCATCGCCATCCTCCACCACGAGCCCCACCTGGGGCACCCTGAGCCCCACCCTGCAGCCCGTGCAGGTGTCCATCCAGGAGGAGGAGCCTGTCAACTTCCACAGCCCCCCCGAAGGCGCCCCGCTGCCCAGCTTCAACAAG ACTCGAGCACGGCTGTCATTCAAGAGGCGCCCGCCCACGAGACAACACAGGAGGTCTGCCGGAGAGGAGGCGGGCCTACTTGGCAGCGACCTGTCGCCATGTGAACTGCAACCGCCCGAAGCCAATGGGCACCGCATTTTTGAGTGCAcgcaggaggaggagcaggatgAGCACCATCAGATGGTTCAAGAAggcgaggaagaagaagaggaggaggaggaggtggactgTGAGGAGCGAGCAAATACCCTCCCAGAGGATGAGGTGGAGGTTCCGGGGGAAGAAGAGCGGCCTTCGGAGTTGGACCCCACGGAGAACAACTTCTACATCAGCGAGGGGGAACCCAATGTGCTGCACTGA
- the zgc:153184 gene encoding capZ-interacting protein isoform X1 → MEGSPSKPSVAELAGRLKGHILPLPCPHGKTKTVSNSPFKVGMRSSSIMERLQANLALSPTTLLPSPKSAADVNQQPDSPSPSSTTSPTWGTLSPTLQPVQVSIQEEEPVNFHSPPEGAPLPSFNKTRARLSFKRRPPTRQHRRSAGEEAGLLGSDLSPCELQPPEANGHRIFECTQEEEQDEHHQMVQEGEEEEEEEEEVDCEERANTLPEDEVEVPGEEERPSELDPTENNFYISEGEPNVLH, encoded by the exons ATGGAG GGTTCTCCATCCAAGCCGTCGGTGGCTGAGCTGGCCGGCAGGTTGAAAGGTCATATTCTACCACTGCCCTGCCCGCATGGCAAG ACAAAGACAGTCTCCAACAGTCCTTTTAAAGTCGGGATGAGGAGCTCATCCATCATGGAGAGACTTCAG GCCAACCTGGCTTTGTCACCCACCACCTTGCTGCCTTCACCCAAGAGCGCCGCAGATGTCAACCAACAGCCTGACTCGCCATCGCCATCCTCCACCACGAGCCCCACCTGGGGCACCCTGAGCCCCACCCTGCAGCCCGTGCAGGTGTCCATCCAGGAGGAGGAGCCTGTCAACTTCCACAGCCCCCCCGAAGGCGCCCCGCTGCCCAGCTTCAACAAG ACTCGAGCACGGCTGTCATTCAAGAGGCGCCCGCCCACGAGACAACACAGGAGGTCTGCCGGAGAGGAGGCGGGCCTACTTGGCAGCGACCTGTCGCCATGTGAACTGCAACCGCCCGAAGCCAATGGGCACCGCATTTTTGAGTGCAcgcaggaggaggagcaggatgAGCACCATCAGATGGTTCAAGAAggcgaggaagaagaagaggaggaggaggaggtggactgTGAGGAGCGAGCAAATACCCTCCCAGAGGATGAGGTGGAGGTTCCGGGGGAAGAAGAGCGGCCTTCGGAGTTGGACCCCACGGAGAACAACTTCTACATCAGCGAGGGGGAACCCAATGTGCTGCACTGA